Within Triticum dicoccoides isolate Atlit2015 ecotype Zavitan chromosome 1B, WEW_v2.0, whole genome shotgun sequence, the genomic segment CATCAAGACAAAAATCTTACCAACACGTACTGCTTTATTGTGTGGGCTATGTGGCAGATAATTATTAGAAAATACTTCAAGACACATAGACGGTTGTCCTGACAAACAGAAAACACCCTATACTTGACGCGACTCACGACATTATCGGCCCGGCCTCGCAGACGGCAAGGAGTCCGTCGTGCCAGAAGGCACGAGCACGCACATCAGACGGCGTGAAGCCCATCGCAACACGCATGGGGCCGGCCTCACAGATCATACAACGTGGAGCCCGCCACGCCAAAAGACACGTGCGTGCACGTCAAACAATGTGAAGCCCATCGCAGTACGCATGGGGCCGGCTCACGGATAATACGTCGTGGACCCGCCATGCAAGAAGGCACGGACGCGTACGTTTCAACTTCAGAATTCTCAAAAATTAATGACAGTAAAATCATGTCCAACTTTTGCAGGTGTACCAAATATGGGGCTCGATCGCAACTTTCGCCCTAAGAGAACATATTCATCTATTGCAACATAGATATAGCATAACAGACGCTGGTTTTCAACAAAACCATTTGTAACAGATGAGTATATGATTCTATAAACACCACAAACATTCCAAATCTAGTGACATGCCAAGAAATACCATATATCCTAGTTGAATAGACGACTATATCGCAAATGGTTCCGCCAGCAGTTGTGAGACTGCGACATCATATGGAGGAGGTTTTCTAAGTTCACGTATGTGACCCCTATCCACTTTTAAATATTCATGTCATACCAAAAATTATAGGAAAAGAAACAACACATTGTAGTACTAAAGTTGTGTTGGTCTGTGAAACTTTCACGTTGATATGTTTTGCCATTTGTGAGAAACAAGAGAGGATATTGTCCTTTTTGTATGTGCCACACACTATTTGGTTTTTTCACCCGTGAGATTGTGTAATGTTGCACCCACTTTGTTTTAAATTATATGATGTGTTACCTTTCATTAAGACAAAGATCCTACCAACACGTACTCCTTTATTTTGCGGGCTACATGACATATCATTATCAGAAAATACTTCTAAAAACATACCTAATGAAATAAATTCAAGGCACATAAACCCTGTATTTATAAAGAAAATGATTATCTTAATAAACAAAATAGACCCTatacttgagagagagagaggactataTCCTTGATTTTTCTGAGACTTTTTTGTTAAAATTATGGAATACACTACACGCGGACATCGCTACGCTATGGTGCGACTCACACACAGCATGAAACATGATAAGCATGGCATGAGTTGGGCCAGCCTTGCAGATCAGACGGCTAGGAGCCCGTCGTGCCAGAAGGCACAGGCACACACATCAGATGGCATGGAGCCTGTCACAGCACGCTAGGGCCAGCCAAAAGGGACATGTGCGCACTTCAAATGGCAACGAGCCAGTCGCAACACGTGTGGGCCGGCCTCGCAGATCATACGGCATGGAGCACGCATCGCCAAAAGGCATGGGCGCGCACGTCAAACGGCGTGAAACCCGTCGACGCATGGGCCCGTCCTCACGGATAATACGGCGTGGAGGCCGCCATGCCAGAAGGCACAGACGGGTACGTTTCAATTTCAGAATTCTCAAAAATTAATAACAATAAAATCACGTCCAAATTCTGCGGGTGCACCAAATATCGGAACTCGATAGCAACTTTCGCCCTAAAAGAACATATTCATCTATTGCAACATAGATATAGCATAACACACGCTGGTTTTCAACGAAAACCATTTGTAATagattttttagaaaaggaggttaaaccccccggtctctgcatcaatcgatgcatgcggCTATCTTTATTAATTTTTCACAAAGGttgacaaaaacatacatcaatccACACGAAGccatcactcacacctacaaactcgataatgtggagtgctctcactTTTTATATCTAAAACCGGTGTCGTCGCTGATCCATCCACATAACGTATCAAGACCAACAGCCGGTGCAGCCTACCTAAAGCGCACGCCACATGCATACGTTTAGAAGCCGCCATCATCATCGGACCACTGACCCATCTTCAGGAGAGAGATCTGCATCATCATTGCCAGTCCGGACATCCATCGTCGCCACAACGGTGTCACCGCCCTGCGCTCGTCTGTCCAGACGCGAAGACTCTGGAAGATCCGTCGTGCGTAACACCTGCCAACTAGGTATGACTCAGTGTAGCACCTGTCacccaggcatgacttgacagctccattgaagctccgtgcaagacgaagccgctccacctcctgcctctttcttccagcgctgctccataaATGATGCTccgaagagagaaacgacaccgtagTACCGCCATTGTCCGATCTagaagaccagatcctagggtttcccctgaagcagcacgagtgggtcgacaacagttacatgacgatgccttcatcaaggtaacgacgcaaAACGCCGCCATTGCCCGCCAACGGCTCgcttttcaccggcaactatgtctcccGACTCGTACCCAGGACTAGATGATGAATCTCGAGATCCGACCACCCAGCCGCAGGCCGGCcacctctgacggaagagatgaccaccagCGCCGGCTGCACCGGTCAGAACAGGTCTAACCGGAGGTGCCGCCGACGCgaccaccaggccctccacgccgccgccgccgatccaaAGGCAGAtggcgcaccgccgccgccgccgtccgcagtGCCGCCGCCGCCCAAACAGGGTAGGCCGCCGAGCCCGCAACCCGCGCCGCCTCCGACGCCGCCGCGCCACAGCCATCGCCGTCGCCAACATTGCCACCACAGCCGCCATTAGGATACCGACCGACCGCCACACCGCCGTAGTCCAGATCTGGACCGTCATGAACTAGATCGGCGCCGCCGCAGTCCAGATCGGGTTCACACCCTCGAGCCAGGGCGCCCTCCTTCACCCTATGACCCGTGAGAGGGAGGAGTGCCTCAGCCGCCGCCGTCGCACGCATAGGCTATGCTCGGCGCCGACCACCGCGGCGacagtggggaggaagaggaaggaGCGGTGACCCGACGGCTAGGGTTGGAGCCCCCGGTCACCCGCGCGGGGGCGACGGAAGGGAGGGGAAAATTATTCTGATTGTATGAACACCACAAACATTCCAAAAATTGTGACATACCAAGAAATACCACATATCCTAGTTGAATAGACGACTACTctctccgtccggaaatatttgtctttatccatttctccgacaagtatttccggacggagggagtatatcgtaaATGGTTCCGCCAGCAGTTGTGAGACTGTGACATCATATGGAGGAGTTTTTCTAAGTTCACGTATGTGACCCCTATCCATTTTTAGATATTCATGTCATACAAAAAAGTATAGGAAAAGAAACAGGACATTGTAGTACTAAAGTTGTGTTGGCCTGTGAAACTTTCACGTTGACATGTTTTGCCATTTGTGAAAAACGAGAGGATGTTGTTCTTTTTGTACGTGCCATACACTATTTGGTATTTTCACCCGCAAGACTGTaatgttgtactccctctgttttaaaTTATAATATGTGTTACCTTTCAGTAAGACAAAGAACCTACCAACACGTACTCTATTTTGCGGGCTACGTGACAGATAATTATCAGAAAATACTTCTAAAAACATACCTAATGAAATAAATTCAAGGCACATAAACCCCATATTCATACAGAAAATGATTGCCTTAATAGACAAAATAGACCCTATACTTTGATGTGACACACACAAGAGAGTGAGAGGACTATATCCTTAATTTATCTGAGATTTTTTGTTAAAATTATGGGATGTACTACACGCAGACCTACAACGCAAAACACACGCAGCATGAAACACGATAATCATGACATGAGTTGGGCCAGCCTCGCAGATCAGACGGCAAGGAGCCCGTCGCGCCAGAAGGCACAGGCACACATGTCACAGCATGCTAGGGGCCAGCCTCGCAGATCATACAGTGTAGAGACCGCCACGCCAAAAGGGACAGACGCGCACATCAGATGGTAACAAGCCAGTCGCAACACGTGTGGGGCCAGCCTCACAGATCATAAGGCGTGGAGCCCGCCGTTCCAAAAGGCACGGGCGCACACGTCGCGTGAAACCCGCCGCAGCATGCATGGGGCCGGCCTCACGGATAATACGGCGTGGAGCCAGCCACGCCAGAAGACACATACGCGTACGTTTCAAATTCAGAATTCTCAAATtaataacaataaaatcatgtccaAATTTTGCGGGTGTACCAAATATGGGGACTCGATCGCAACTTTCGCCCTAAGAGAACATATTCATCTATTGCAACATAGATATAGCAAAACAGACTATTGTTTTCAATGTAAAACATTTGTAATAGACGAGCATATGATTGTATGAACACCACAAACATTCCAACTATAGTGACATAACATGCTCAAGTACAAACATTCCAACTATAGTGACATAACATGCTCAAGTATAAAGAGTATATAACATCTAACCGCATCATACTACATTTTCGGCAGATGTGTAAGATAACAAACCAAACACCCAACATATTTCATATCAATCAAATATAGCACAAACAATGTCACCTGTTGCAACCTCCCGGGATCAGTTGATGATAATCCTGAGCGTCACCTCGACGGTGTCCTCGTTGTCCTCCAGGTCGACGGAGCGGAACACGTGAGCCTGGAAGCAGTCCTCGGGGTCGGGCAGCCCGCTGGAGAGATCGGTGCACGTCACGCCGGCCTTGGTTGTCTGGTAGTAGCACTGAACCGGCGGCTTGTCATCGTCACCGTCGAGGATGTTGCGCGAGTAGGAGAGGCTGAGGCGGCACTGCGCCTCCTTCTCCCAGAAGGCGGCGCCGGGACGTAGGCAGAACGCGAAGACCGTGCGGCCGAATGTCTGCTGGATCATCTCCAGCACGAGCAGATACCGTCCGGGGAATTCCAGGCGGTCTTGCTCGGAGGCGCCGCCGATGCAGTCGACGGCAACGATGTTGAAGCCGTCCTGCAGGCGGACGGCGATGCTGTCCCCGGAGGACAGCCCGGCGTGGACCGGCCAGTCGTGAGCGCTGACGAAGTGGCAGAGGAGCGCGGCCGTGCTGTCGACGAAACCGCAGGCGTCGCCTGGGCAGCGGCACGGCCCGCGGAGCGCGCCGCTGCGGTCGCGGGACTCGTAGTAGAGCGGCCAGACGTCGCGGCCGAGGTTCCGGCGAGAGCCGAGGCGGGCGGCCTTGGCGCTGCAGACGTGGCACGTCCCCACCGCCAGCCCGAGCATGTCGCGGCAGGGCGAGCAGATCAGGTGCCCAGCTTCGCACTGCAAAACAAATCGATCGAAATCAGCACGGCCTAGATTGCTTCCGGTTGATTAGATTGGATTGGGTAAATATTGCATGCGTGTACGTACCATGAAGATCGGCGGCGCCTCGAGTGGGAGGAAGCAGATGCCGCAGTCGAGGGGCTCCTCGACGTCTTCCTCCTCCGCGTCCGCCATCGCCTCCTCGACGTCGTGGGTCCACGGCGGCACCATTGCCTTTTTTACTTGGCCGGCTAGGGTATAAAGTCGAACAAgggtctccgatagtatcctggtaTATATACTTATACCATTCATCCTGTCACGCTCCCCCCTCTCGATTTCCTTGCGGTCTTTATGGGGGGGAGCGCTGGTGGGCCTCACCGGTTTGCCGTGGGCCGGGCGTTTACCGGGGGTGACGTCCTGCGACCTCCTCTATTTCCGGCCTACAGTTTTTACATTTTTTTTTGACAATTACAGTTTTTACATGGTGAATTTGGAGAGTTGCCATGTTTCTCCTTTATTTTCCGTGTTATTGTTTTTGAGATAGCTCATCATTCATGCCAAATGATTCTTTTCCTTGTTCTTTTTCATTCATATAAGGCATGCTCATATTCCTAGATCATTAATTTGACAAAACGAATTATATaatacaaaaaatatatcattAGAAAGCTtatttcgaattcaaattcaatggCATACTTTTCGTGGCATATAACTCGTGTTGCACTGACCTAATTGACGATCTTAGAATACTTGCGGGTCCTATCAACCGAAAGGGAGCGAGTAATGTCGTGTTGTTAATGTGATGCCAAATTAAGGATTGAGGGTCAGCTCATTTTCAAGGCTATCGTTCACGCCACTGAAAGAACATATGTCACGTCAGTTGGAGGTCAATATCCGAGGCTTCTAGTTTTTCTGACTCTTGAACACATTATTCATGTTCGTTTCCAACTTTAGGTGCTCTTAATTATCCCCGAGAAGCTGAACTCATTAATTTTCTCCTCACCGTCCCCGCCTAGTATCCTCGGGCATGCTTCGTGCGTCTAGTGTCCTCCCCTCCACTTTGGTATATGATAGACCTCTGCCTCGATAGACATTAACTCTTCCTTCCCTTATAGTATGGCTCTCCCTTATCTATTCACTGCAAATATGTGCGATTATCAGTGACGGAAACCTCAGTGACGGGAAAAAACGTCGGCAAAGATTATTTTTCATGACGGGAATTGTCACTTGTTGATTTCCTCCCGGGGCAACCCCTAGCCAACTTTGGGGACATTCTGGCCTGATTTTAGGCGATGCTTTCGGCTGTCACATTTCATTTCCATTTTTTGTGATGGTTAATTGTAAGCGTGAAATGATAGAGGGGTTAGCTCaagggattttttttcaaaaaaataggcTAATGGGTTTAAATGTGTGTTCTTAGATTTTGCTTGCCATGTCAGGGTTTTAGACATATTCAAGTCACATTTATTTTCCTTATGACTTGAGTTCCTCAAAATGAAATCCAGTTATTCCTTTTCGTGTATGCTCACGTTGATTATGTCAATCCTTTGGTCTAACATTTCTATACTGCTTCAGTATTTAACTGTTGTGCATCACTGTCATTTCTCTAGGAAACATCCAACTTCCTTAACACAACATAAAATGGTGCTTGCCACTATATACCAAAATCTCATGACAGAAGCATATAACATTAAAAACTACTTAACAATACTTAATTAGTGTAGGCGTACAACATAACAACATGATGTTTGATGGCACATCTTTAAACGGACATCTTGTCTTTACAATGCATAATCAGTTTTGACATACAACAAATATCCGGTACATCAACACGACATTACAAAAAGTATCTCACATCACAAGAAGGAATGGCGGAGCATGAACAGGAAGTACTGCAGCAGGGCAAAACTACTCTTCATCCGATATTTCAAGTTAAACGGATTGGACAAGCATGGGTGATAAACAGAAGAATCTCATCACCTCCATGGTGGATTGTAACAACCCCAACCAAAAAACCCTACCTAAGGACCGATTTTAAATATTTATTTGATATTTGTGTGAGTTGGTTTTGTATTATTTTCACATCAACTTGAATTTTTGTTCACTTTTGGTAAGTCACTTGACAACTTACCAAAATCTCCAACACACTTTCAACTTCTCTCTTAAAGAGCATTTGGAAATTTGAGCTGCAAATTAAATGTTTTGTTTTCCCTCTTAAATTACATTTAGTGTGTAGGGACACCGCCTAAAATTTGAGCCAATTTGGAGTTCAGTTGAATTGggtttcaaattcaaataatttgaaattattcaaacttgtttgaatttaaactttcctAAAAATCCCCAAACAACTTTTTAAATTAACAACATCATTAAGCTTCCACAGAAATAACTTCATCTCATTTTTATCCCGTCCAAAACTGCCCCTACAtttctctttctctcttcttttctGGAAATAGGAAATAGGGCAAAAGGGCCTTTTCTAGAGAGGAAGCCCACGCGCGCCAACCCACAACCCCCCTCCCTTTTCCTTTTGCAGCCACATACCCGCTTACCCCTTCACTCACCCATGACTTGTCCCTGTGGGGGTTCTCCTATCAGCTAGGAGGGGCAAACCCACACTCACCTTTTCTCGTACCTTGCCCTTTCTTACTCTAGCTCGCACATGGCCACCCGAGCACAGCCGTGCATGCACATCTCACCCTTCTCCCTTATCCCCTCACTAACGTGCCAGAAGTATCCATAACCTCTCCTCTTTCTTTCCCCTCTCCCACAAAAACCTCAGATCCCCTCTAGATCGAGTTCCATCCAGGtgactattgggaaacgtagcagaaaacaaaaaaatctccCTACAATAACTTAGGAACACTATGAAGATGTGATGAATGGTTTGTATCAGATCGTTACTGACTCCAAGTTGCAGCGGAAGAAGACGAGTCAGTGTACAACGTACTTGGATTCCCTCGAACCATAGATGAACGATCCCATGAACCGCACACGTACAGTCCCTCGAACGAAAGACCAAAAACATGACCTCTCTACGAGTTGCAAGCGCACGGTCTTCACGGCCTGACAGCGCTTCGCCGTTCAGAACTAATCATTGTCAGGGAATTAGAGGAAGGAGATTAGAACCACGCCGGGCttgtaattatgaggattagaggatctaggtcaagctctaattgatcaactaggaccaactagaactagaactacagaactagaggaggctcc encodes:
- the LOC119303443 gene encoding E3 ubiquitin-protein ligase SIAH2-like translates to MVPPWTHDVEEAMADAEEEDVEEPLDCGICFLPLEAPPIFMCEAGHLICSPCRDMLGLAVGTCHVCSAKAARLGSRRNLGRDVWPLYYESRDRSGALRGPCRCPGDACGFVDSTAALLCHFVSAHDWPVHAGLSSGDSIAVRLQDGFNIVAVDCIGGASEQDRLEFPGRYLLVLEMIQQTFGRTVFAFCLRPGAAFWEKEAQCRLSLSYSRNILDGDDDKPPVQCYYQTTKAGVTCTDLSSGLPDPEDCFQAHVFRSVDLEDNEDTVEVTLRIIIN